The window CTTCACCACCACGTCCCCCGAGCGGTGCCACCTGCGTCCCTCGGCGTCGATGACGAAGCTCTCGCTGGTCTTGTCGGGCAGGTTCCAGTAACCGCGGCACACGCCCGCGCCGCTGATGAGGAGCTCCCCCGGTTCCCCCACCGGCACCTCCCGCAGGCGGTCGTCCACCACCTTGAAGAGCGTGGGCGGGGTCGGCCACCCGATGGAGGAACCCCTCCTTATGACCTCCTCCGGCGGCAGGAGTGAGCCCGCCCCGATGCTGGTGGTCTCGGTCATCCCGAAGCCGTTCCCTATCTTGGCGTGCGGGAAATCCTTGAGCATCAGCTCCCCCAGCTCGGGGGGCATGGGGGAACCGCCCTGGAACATCACCTCGATGTTCCCCGCCTCTACCAGTTTATGGTAATTGGGTTGCATGCGCAGCAGCCAGAACATGGCGGTCACGCCCACGAAGAAGTTCACCCGTTCCTCGACCATGCTCTCGATGACCTGGTCCGCCTGGAAGACGGGAAGCACCACCGCGCCGGCGCCCAGCAGGCAGAGGTTGAAGAGAGTGTGCAGGGCGGTGACGTGGAAGAGGGGCACGGAGATCATCTGCTTGATCTGGTATATGTCTTCCATGGTGTACTTCTCGGGGATGAGGTAGGGCATGCAGCTCAGGAGGGCCTGGGCGTTGGTGGCCACGTTGCGGTGGGTGATGACGCTCCCCTTGGGGCGACCCGTGGTCCCTGAGGTGTAACATATGCTGCAGGTGTCCTTTTCGCCCACCTCCACGCCGATGTGGGGGGGCGCCTCCCTGGCCATGAGGCTGGTGAAGGGCACGGTACCGTCCATGCCCTCGTCGCCGGTGGTCACGAAGACCTCGAGGTTCTCCAGCTTGCCGCGCAGGGGTTGCACCCTCTCGTAGAGGTCGTTCTCCACGATGACCACCCGGGAGCCCGAATCCCGCAGCTGGAAGGCCAGCTCCTCCGTTTCCAGGCGCGCGTTGATGACCACGGAGATGGCGCCCACGGCGGCGATGGCCAGGTAGCTTATGCAGAACTCCGGGTTGTTGAGGAGGATCATGGCCACACGGTCGCCCTTCTTCACGCCGCAATCGTCCACGAGAGACGCGGCGACCTTCCTCACCGCTTCGTCCAGTCGGCGCCGCGTGTACCTCTGCCCCAGGGTCGGGAAGACGAAGATCTCCTCGTCGGGAAACCTCGCCAGACCCTCCTTGAAGATGGCGTAGAGGTTAGGGTACCTGCGTGCGTAGGCGGTTTCCAGGGCTCCCTCGAACCACTCGTCTATGACGCCCTCGCGTGGCCAGCCTCCCCTGAGCATCATCACCCTCCCGGTCCGTTTTCCCCTTCAATGCCGCTGAACAA of the Actinomycetota bacterium genome contains:
- a CDS encoding acyl--CoA ligase, whose product is MMLRGGWPREGVIDEWFEGALETAYARRYPNLYAIFKEGLARFPDEEIFVFPTLGQRYTRRRLDEAVRKVAASLVDDCGVKKGDRVAMILLNNPEFCISYLAIAAVGAISVVINARLETEELAFQLRDSGSRVVIVENDLYERVQPLRGKLENLEVFVTTGDEGMDGTVPFTSLMAREAPPHIGVEVGEKDTCSICYTSGTTGRPKGSVITHRNVATNAQALLSCMPYLIPEKYTMEDIYQIKQMISVPLFHVTALHTLFNLCLLGAGAVVLPVFQADQVIESMVEERVNFFVGVTAMFWLLRMQPNYHKLVEAGNIEVMFQGGSPMPPELGELMLKDFPHAKIGNGFGMTETTSIGAGSLLPPEEVIRRGSSIGWPTPPTLFKVVDDRLREVPVGEPGELLISGAGVCRGYWNLPDKTSESFVIDAEGRRWHRSGDVVVKDEEGFYTIVDRKKDMILRGGENVYSVEVENLILMNPKVLQVAVVGVPDQVLGEKIKAVVFPMPGHSITPEEVVEYCRGKIADYKVPDFVVVSDMPLPMNPGGKIMKERLRDL